One part of the Thermodesulfobacteriota bacterium genome encodes these proteins:
- the ffh gene encoding signal recognition particle protein: MFLKADMFEGISEKLSSTLKKIRGYGKLSEDNIQTALREVRLSLLEADVNFKVVRDFVESVKSRALGQEVIQSLTPGQQFIKVVYEELVKVLGEESSELNLKTTPPVGIMLVGLQGSGKTTTTAKLAKSIKEKYKRKPYLVPADVYRPAAIEQLKVLAEQVGAGVYDTQPGANPVEISKEARSAALYGGYDVFIIDTAGRLHIDEDLMEELRRIKEEVNPHEILLVADAMTGQDAVNVSTSFNQALDIDGIILTKMDGDARGGAALSIKAVTGKPIKFFGTGEKLDALEVFHPERIASRILGMGDMLTLIEKAQTAFEEKKAEEMANKLLKNEFALSDFKEAMLAMRKLGSLENMTEMIPGMKQIAKNPKALDMAEKEIKKTIAIIDSMTLKERKNHTILNGSRRKRIAKGSGTRVEDVNRVIKNYVQMRDMMKNMGRMGKLAKKMMRFM, translated from the coding sequence GTGTTTCTCAAAGCGGATATGTTCGAGGGGATTTCTGAAAAGCTAAGCTCAACGTTAAAGAAAATAAGAGGCTATGGAAAACTTAGCGAGGATAACATCCAGACTGCGCTTCGTGAGGTGCGTCTCAGCCTATTAGAGGCCGACGTAAACTTCAAAGTAGTCAGGGATTTTGTAGAATCCGTAAAGAGCCGTGCCCTAGGACAGGAAGTAATACAGAGCCTCACCCCGGGCCAGCAGTTTATAAAAGTAGTCTACGAGGAGCTGGTCAAGGTTCTCGGAGAGGAAAGTTCTGAGCTAAACCTCAAGACCACTCCACCCGTGGGCATAATGCTCGTGGGATTACAGGGGTCTGGAAAAACTACCACCACCGCAAAACTGGCGAAATCAATCAAGGAGAAATACAAGAGAAAACCTTATCTGGTACCCGCCGACGTATATCGGCCAGCGGCCATAGAACAGCTTAAAGTTCTTGCGGAGCAGGTCGGTGCCGGCGTTTATGATACTCAGCCTGGCGCAAATCCGGTAGAGATTTCCAAGGAGGCCCGGTCCGCCGCCCTCTACGGCGGATATGATGTTTTCATCATCGACACTGCGGGCAGGCTTCATATAGACGAAGATCTGATGGAGGAGCTCAGAAGAATAAAAGAAGAGGTAAACCCTCATGAGATACTTCTGGTTGCTGATGCCATGACCGGCCAGGATGCGGTTAATGTGTCCACCAGCTTTAACCAGGCCCTCGATATCGATGGAATTATACTCACCAAGATGGATGGCGATGCCAGGGGAGGTGCGGCACTCTCCATCAAGGCGGTGACTGGAAAGCCGATAAAATTTTTTGGAACTGGAGAAAAACTGGATGCTCTTGAGGTATTTCATCCGGAGAGAATCGCCTCGCGGATTTTGGGCATGGGAGACATGCTTACCCTCATCGAAAAAGCGCAAACTGCGTTTGAGGAGAAAAAAGCCGAAGAGATGGCTAATAAGCTCCTCAAGAATGAATTCGCACTCTCCGATTTTAAAGAAGCAATGCTGGCTATGCGTAAACTCGGCTCCTTAGAAAACATGACGGAGATGATTCCGGGAATGAAGCAGATTGCCAAAAACCCCAAGGCTCTGGATATGGCGGAGAAAGAGATTAAGAAGACTATTGCTATAATCGATTCTATGACACTTAAGGAAAGAAAAAACCACACTATACTCAACGGAAGTAGACGAAAAAGGATTGCAAAGGGGAGTGGTACCAGGGTTGAGGACGTAAATCGGGTTATCAAGAACTATGTGCAGATGCGGGACATGATGAAAAACATGGGCAGGATGGGTAAACTTGCCAAAAAAATGATGAGATTTATGTA
- a CDS encoding SDR family oxidoreductase has product MGDVVNAFVTGATGFIGGRLIEELLERGVEVKALARDREKALSLQKRGIETIIGDITDRASIKGALKGCDVLYQLGNVASWWLKDISIYYKVNVDGTKNIMLEALEAGVKKVVYTSSLASIRQPRGEIATEETGHRRDFESHYGRSKFLAEREILEIHREKGLPVVILNPGVVMGPGDLKTFGRTIIDLLNSRLKVRFFEDSMIPIVYIDDVVNGHILAAEKGRVGEKYILVGDNISIGNLFELINRIAGAPIPNRQIPPSLMKFIAHSLEVRSFFTGRPPKFAVDGLRAMEVGAAGSNSKAKRELGLSFTPLEEGFKKTIDWYKTNGYVF; this is encoded by the coding sequence ATGGGTGATGTCGTGAATGCATTTGTCACCGGGGCGACCGGGTTCATAGGCGGGCGCTTGATAGAGGAGCTACTCGAGCGAGGGGTGGAGGTCAAAGCCTTGGCTAGAGACCGGGAAAAGGCGCTTTCGCTGCAAAAGCGAGGCATAGAAACAATCATCGGCGACATCACGGACAGGGCTTCGATAAAGGGGGCACTTAAGGGTTGCGACGTACTTTATCAGTTGGGGAATGTAGCCAGTTGGTGGCTAAAAGACATAAGCATTTATTATAAAGTCAACGTCGATGGCACGAAAAACATAATGCTTGAGGCGCTTGAGGCCGGTGTTAAAAAGGTGGTCTACACTAGCAGCTTAGCTTCTATAAGACAGCCAAGGGGAGAAATTGCCACCGAAGAGACCGGGCATAGAAGGGATTTTGAGAGCCATTATGGAAGGTCGAAATTCCTAGCGGAGAGAGAGATATTGGAGATCCACCGAGAAAAGGGACTTCCGGTAGTAATTTTGAATCCGGGGGTAGTGATGGGCCCGGGTGACTTGAAGACTTTTGGAAGAACGATAATCGACCTTCTGAACAGCCGGCTTAAGGTCAGGTTCTTTGAAGATAGTATGATCCCTATCGTTTATATAGACGATGTGGTAAATGGCCACATTCTTGCGGCGGAGAAGGGAAGGGTTGGGGAGAAATACATACTGGTTGGAGATAACATTAGCATTGGAAATTTATTCGAGCTAATTAACCGGATTGCCGGCGCTCCTATTCCCAATAGACAAATTCCTCCTTCCTTGATGAAATTTATCGCCCATAGCCTGGAAGTAAGATCTTTCTTCACCGGGAGGCCGCCTAAATTTGCGGTGGACGGTCTGAGAGCGATGGAGGTCGGTGCCGCTGGCTCAAACAGCAAAGCGAAAAGGGAGCTGGGATTGAGTTTTACACCTTTGGAGGAGGGGTTTAAAAAGACGATAGATTGGTATAAGACAAACGGTTATGTTTTTTGA